The DNA region AAACGAATGGAATCTCTGGGTGGCGATCGCTTCGATTTGATTTATTTTGATCCGCCGTATGCAGCTAAGTTTTATCAACCTGTGCTCGAAAAAGTGATCGCCTTAGACTTACTAAACTCGAATGGCGAAATGGCTGTGGAATATGACCCAAAACTTTGGCAGCCCATCGAACTAGAAGGATTAGAAAAGTTTAAAGATAAAAATTATGGTAAGACGGCGATCGCCTTTTACCAGTTATCAGAAAACGAAAAATAGAGGATATATAAACTAGCGAATGAAATGGATTGATGGTTGGTATCCAGTAATTCTCGACCGTGGACTTTTACCCCATGTACCGCAGTTGGTTGAGCATCGTAATGGCGAATTTTGTGTTGCACTAGATTTGGAACCGGGCTTTATTGCAGAAGCTTGTGCCCATGGCTATATGCCTATGGGAGAAATCGCCCAGGATAGACCCATTCTCTTAATTAAATCCCATCAAAAACGGTGTATTTTAGACTTTGAAAATCTACATATTTCGCGCAAAATTAAACGTTATGCTCGCACATTAACATTTCATATTGATCGAAATTTTTCAGAGTGTTTAAATCGTGTTGTCATCCACTACCATCCCGATACTTGGCTTATTAAACCGTTATGTGACGCGTTAATTTCTCTCCACAAAAATCCAATGGTAGGAGTCTCTTTTCACTCCATCGAAATTTATGATGGCGATAATTTTGTTGCTGGCGAAATCGGCTATACAACAGGGGCAATTTATACGAGTCTTGCTGGTTTTCATTCTCAAAATGGTTCGGGTTCTGTGCAGCTAGCTGTATTAGGCTTAATTCTTGCAGAAAGTGAATTTGCCTTTTGGGATTTGGGAATGCCGATACCCTACAAAGAATCGTTGGGAGCGATTGTCATTAATCGTGAGACTTTTTTAAAGCGTTGGAAAACTGACGGCGATCGCCCCACACCAACTTGGTCAGCTTTAACATTAGATACTGATGAAATCCTGCAAAAGCTAAAACGCAATAAAAGATAAAAAGTTACGGTTCAAGATATTGTTTTTGTTCGAGAAAAAAGTGCTTTACACAAACAGGAAAGCTGCTAAATCATGAATCGTCCAGTAAAACTATCTCTCGATATTCTCATGGGATCTGTCGTTCCGATTCTGATTCTGAATAATTTAAACAGTCAGCTTGGAGCGGTAACCACATATATTGTCGCTGCACTTGTTTCTGTTCTTTGGGTCTTTATCGATCTGTTGTTTATCACTAAGCGATTTAATTTTATTACTAGCTATGTTGGGGTGTTTGCAATTGGACGAGGCGTATTAGCATTTTGGTTTGTCGATGGTATTTTGTTTGCTCTCAAAGATACCCTCGCTGCGATATTTACTGCCTTGGTATTTGGAGTATCCATTATCATCCACAAGCCCATTATTTATTATTTTGTAGTGCAAGGTCTTAATCCAACATCGCCACAGCAAGAAGCATTCTTGAAAAAGCTTCTTGACGAGCCAGGTGTCTATCGTGCTCTGGTCAAAGGAACCAAAATAGTTCTGCTCATTACTTTATTTACAGGAGCTGCAAACTTTGTTCTGAATCTCCAGATGGTTGTCGCTGACTTTGGGACGACGATTTTTAATCAACAAGTTGCTAGGGTTAATGCTATTACCCGAATTGCGCTAACAATACCGGAATTTATAGGCATTGGGATAGCTGCTGTGGGTATCCGGCAAGCAATTTTGCACTATCTTCCTGAAGAAGATGACGAAGCACAAGATGATAGCGATTTTTGGACGCTTTTAGAACTACGCGAAGCCCAGAAGCTGGATTAGAGTCTCCTATGATTGGAACTTTAACCTTTACTGATTTTTCTAATATCATAAATATCTCCTCGTTAATTGCTGTAAGGTCGGCGATCGCTCAACAGTTTTATTATTAGCTTCCGAATTAGAAACTGATGCAATTGCAAAAACTCTAAGGCAATAAAAGATAGTCTAATTTGAACTTTTGTGAGATTGCAAAATGATGATTGAAGGAAGCCAGCTCGAACCTCATTGTTATGTCGAGCGCTACCCTGAGCTGTTTGCGAAGCTTAAAGCAGCAGGGTGGACTGGTAAGCGTTTGCAGGGCCACCACAAATCCGCGTGGGTAAGAGAGGCTTCTTTATTTATTTTGCATCCAAGTGCCTTTGATTTTTTATTGCAGTTTGAAGGGTTAATGATTGAAGCCCCGAGTCATATTAGTGAGCAAAGTCAGCATATCAATCGCATTCGGTTTTACCCAGATCTAGCTTTTGCCTCAATGAAAACGAGCGCTGCCGACTATGAGCTGGATATTGAGGAGATTCTCGGAGACCAAGAGGTTTTTCCTGTGGCAGAAGCGAATGGCAAAGTTTTGTTTATTACGCTGTCGTGTCGTGCTGCGTTTATCGACCAATCTCTTTGTGGTTATCTACGCGCCTCAAATCCATTTGTTTTGCTCAATACGGTTTTGTTTGAAACAGATGGTGATGGCATGGTCGAAAGGGAAGTTGTTCCTATGGGCGATCGCGTTACTGGTCGTCCGATGTGGTGAACTTTATATTTGGTCCAATAGTGCAAAATAAAGACCATTATTTATTTATTGTGACTACACCGTTAATGACTTCTTCCCGTTTTACTGATGCTGAGCGTCTTGAATCCCTAAAAGTGGCGATCGCCGGAGGAGTTTGTGCGGGAGCAATTAGTTTGGGGATTTTGGTGGTCAATCGGATTTTTGTATTTGGTTTTGAGGTGATCGCCCTGACTTTGGCTTCTGGGATGGCCACATTGACTTTGCTCGTGAATGCAGGCATTGCCGGACTATCGGGCGCATTATTCGCTTTGGTTTATCGCTATGCCATTCGCCAAGATAAAAATCCTCAATTGAATATGGGTGTTGTGCTGGCGTTTACTTTAGTGCGAGGTTTAGCGTTGGTGGATGCTGGCTCGGCGATCGCCCAAAATGGTTGGCCATTTTTATCAGCTTGTGGGGAAAGTTTAGTGATTTTTGGGCTGACGGCGTTGGTCTTAAACTTTGCGCTTCAACAGCAATGGCTCAAAACGTTTGGAGATTAGAGGCGATCGCCACTTTGCCAAATCCCTTGAAAATCTGGATAGGACAAATCCTTCGACCATTCCCAAAGAATTTTGTAACAGGTTCTTTTACTAGGAGCTTGAGTTGCGGAGTTGAGATAGATCTCACGGACTTGAGGCAAGACTTCCCGTAGGTGATTGCCTTCCACTATTTTTGCAAGGGTTTCGATAATCAGACGTAATGTTGTTTTGCAGCGGGCGATCGCCAATCCTTCGATTAATGTCGGAATGATGATTGGATGGGAAGGGTTGAAATTTGCCAGTTTTGTGATGTGATAAATGCGTTTGTGGAGCGGTAAATCTTGATCTAGCTTTTTCAAAATTGTTGCAGTTGCTAATTCCACTTCGCGCGGTGTTTTTTGTCGGGATTTGCGAGTGGTTTTAGCTGGAGTTTTGGATGCTTGTTGCGTTGGAATTAAGGGATTATCCGGCGCAATTTTAGACAATGTATCGAGAATATTACTGCGCTGAGATTTTTCCGTAGCTTGTTTGAAAAGAGTTTCGAGGGTGGTGATCGCCAAGGGATGGGCTGGGTAAAGTCTTCCTAGGCGCAAGGCTGCTTTGCGTAGGGTACTCGTTTTGCTTTCAGTTTGCAGGATCTGAGTTAGCGTCTGAAGCAAGATTTTATTTGTCGGATCAATTAGCCCCAAACTTCGACAGAGATTTAGTTTCATGTCAGGGTGACTATCTTCTGCTAAAAGCTTTTCGAGGATGGTGATCGCCCTTTTATTACCGGGATCATGATTTTTTCCGAGACTATGAGCAGCCAGCCATTGATCAAAGGGATTGTTGGTTTGCTCTAAAAAGTTTTCTAGCGCGGGGATAGTGAGTTGGCGATCGCTCCGGGATAAGGCAATGCCTGCTTGGTTGATAATTGGTGGCGGTAAAGAAATACCATCTTTGGGAGTCTCAAAACGCCATTGAATTAATTGATTGATAACAGTTTTGGCCTCGGAAAAATCAGGAAATTCTGCCAAGCCTTTGCCGACCATACAAGTTGCCCACAAACTATAAAAACCGCCGCAATTATCTTGCCATTGCCACAAAGTTTGTAAAAAAGCTTCTTTCTCTGTGTTAGCAATATCTTCTCGGCCTAACCACAGCAAAATGATTTCTTGCCAGCCATATTCAAAAGCTGGATAGCGGGTTTCTTCACTTTGCTGGAATGCCACTAAATCTTGCCATTGGGCGATCGCTGTAGCCGCGAAATACTCCTGAAAAGTTTGGTGATAAAAACCATAAATTTTTTCGCTGGTTTCTTCTGATTTTCCGACGACATCTAGCCAACCTAATTGCAAAGTTACTGTTAGTAGATCTGGGTCGAAAGCATCAAAAATATTTTCTACTTCCCGTTGCCGAAATCGAAATTGCTGTAGAGCATTCTGCAAACCTTGTAAGGCTAACTGACCTAGAGCTTTGTTTATGGTTTGTCGTTGTGTGCGGGTTGTCGGAAAAGCATCCTGTTTCCACTCATAAAAAGCATCTACAAATTGTCGATACAAAATAGCTTTAGTTGTAGGCAGTTTGCCTTGGGTCAACTGCCAAGTGCGGCACAACAACGTCAGGTACAGAGGATGACGCACCACAGCATGGATGCGGTTATTCACCCGACGATTCAGCTCAAAAATGAGGCGATCGCCCAAAGATGAATGTTGCTGAAACCATTGCTGAATAAAATTTTCCAGTTGCTGATTATCTGACCCAAAACTTTGGCAACGATAGGTCGTGAAATAGGCCAACGGATTTTTGCCCGATTTCCAAACCGTACTGCGACAAGTCAAAACCACATGGGCATTGCCAAGCCAACTTTCTACAGAATGGGCGAGAGTGGTGGCCGCGCGACTGGATGGATCACCCATTTCATCTAAGGCATCCAATAAAAACCAGACTTTACCTTGTTCGATTAAACTCGCAAATTCGTTAATTGTTTCAGAGGCGATCGCAAACTGTTTGAGAGCTTGTCTGAGCCAAGTGGAGGTGATGTAATCTTCCAGCGATCGCCCATCGAGATCTGCCAGTGAAATCCAAACTGGTAAACAAGTTTTTGTGTTGCCGAGATGTAATGCCAATTGCTGTAAAAACGTTGTTTTGCCAGTTCCCGGTTCCCCAACAATAGCTAATCGATTAGGTTGCTCCCTATCAATATGATTTTGAAAAAATAGCTCTGGCGTATAACTCGGCAAATCTGCATCACTATCCGAATTTTCATCCACTCCATCATTAGCAACCACACCCAACGGCACATATAAATCCCCCAGCTCAAAGACCATGCCATCACTAGCAGTTAGGGGATTGCTCGTTAAACGAGTATTGAGAGCATTGCGACAAATCGATGGCCAATCATGCTTTGTTTTTAGCTCAACTTTTGCCGCTTTTTGTTGTTTTTGTTGCGTTGAAATCTCACCATTCCCACCAGATCGACAACTTTCCCATGCTTGCTCAAAACAATCTATGTTGTAATCCCTCTCCCAGCGATCGCCCCAAAAAGTCAAAGTAAAATGCCAATTTTCGGAACCGCGAGTAATGGTGCGATTGTCCTCAAGAATCTCTAGAAAACCAGTAAAACTTTTCAGAGCCGTTTTAATTTGCGGCAAAGTCAGTGGTGCATCCGGCGTCGCTAACCGCGATAACGTTTGGAGATAGCGTAATTTTGTTCGAATAACTAACCGTTCCGAAGATTGCCATTGCGCTTCAATTTGATCCCGCAACCGATCAACCTGACTTTCATCCGCGTCCAAAGAATCATTAGCAAAATCTAACAGCGCAAACAATAGCGACTGCGATCGCCTCTTCGGTACAGCTCCATAACTTTGCTTCGGCATATTCTTCAGTTTGGCATAAAGTTTCGGCGGCGATCGCCCTCCTTTTTAGATTCAGTAGACTGGGAATAAACATAATCTCTGGCCGAACTGAGCAAAGATAAAAGCTGAAACATGAATATTGAAAGCATCTGGGATGAATATCGAGCGGACATCAAAGCATTTCTGTATTCACGAGTCTCAAATGCTGATGATGCCGATGATTTACTGCAAGATGTTTGGATAAAAGCATCTAAAAAGATTCACACTCTCCAGTCAGAAAAAAGTATTAAGCCTTGGCTATTTCAGATAACAAATCGCGTCATCATTGATTACTATCGCCACAAAAACAAAGGACAGCAACTACATCCAAATGATTTGGTAGCCCATAATGATGTCCCTGACATAATCCAGTTGTTGACTCCTTGTCTTGAGCCTTTTATTCGTGACCTACCGGAAGATGTAGCAGAGCCTCTTCGAGTTGTGGATATTCAAGGTCAATCCCAAAAAGATTACGCCCGTGACATGAATACGAACTATTCCACTGTGAAATCTCGGATTCAAAAAAGCAGAAGACAGTTACGTCAGCTATTTGAAGATTGTTGTGAGTTTTCTTTTGATCATGATGGACATGTGAGTGATTTTGAACCCAAGTCTAATAATTGTGCGAAGTGCTAGCTACATTTCGTCTTTTTGATTAGCTCCGCGTCTTATTTGGTGTAGACATCCAATAACTGGAGCCAAACATGATCAAAGTAATCAGCTTTAAAATTTGTCCTTTTGTTCAGAGAGTCACAGCGCTTTTAGAGGCAAAACAGGCACCATATGAAATTCAATATATTGATCTCAGCAATAAGCCAGAGTGGTTTTTAGAGATTTCACCGAATGGGCAAGTGCCACTTTTGATTACCGAATCGAATGATGTGCTGTTCGAATCTGATGCCATTGTGGAATACATTGACGAGGCGATCGCCACCCCTTTGTTTGATTCCGACTTGGTGAAAAAAGCACAGGAGCGTTCATGGTCATACCTCGCTACCAAGCATTACCTGGTTCAATGTAGTGCCCAGCGTAGCAAGGACAAAGGGACTTTATTAGATCGATCTCACAAGTTATCAAAGGCTTTCGCCAAGTTGGAATCCAAGTTAACGAATGAAAAATTCTTTGGTGGTGATCAGTTAGATATGGTCGATATTGCCTGGTTACCTTTACTGCATCGAGCTTCAATTATTGAGCAACATTCTGGCTACGATTTCATTGGTCAGTTTCCCAAAGTGAAAGCACTGCAAAAACAGCTGTTGGCAACTGGCTTGGCTGAGAAATCGGTGTCAGAAGATTTTGAAGAGAAGTTTGCAGCATTCTATTTGTCAGAGCAAACTTATTTGGGACAATGTGCCAAAACTCAACTCGGGAAAACTTGTTTTGGAGAGTCTGATTGTAGAGACGAAGATTTTGACTGTTGTTCTTAATCGGCTCTAATAGTCCAGTATCGATTTACGGTACTGGATGTCCTGGCGATCGCCCATCGTTATCCGAACAATTCATATTATAGCAGGCAAGGAGTGGGTTAAGACAGAATAGGATAGAAGCAATAAACATAGATGCCATGCCTGCTCCCCATAGTCTTGATTTACGCCTAAAAGCTGTTGCCGCCTTCGATAAAGGTGAACGAAAAAGTGATATCTGTCGCTTCTTTGGTATTAGCCGAAATACGCTAGACCTGTGGCTGAAACGACGAGAGAAAATCGGTTCAGTCGCTCCGAAGACAGATTACCGTCGAGGCCCTCAACCGAAGATTAATGATCTAGATGCTTTTCGTGCTTTTGCAGAGAAATATGGGCATCTAACCCAGAAGGAAATGGCGGAGAAATGGCCAGAGTCTATTAGTGATGCATCCAGACGTGAAGCTCTACGGAAAATTGAATTTACTCGAAAAAAAAGACCTATCGATATCAAGAGAGAGATAAAGAATTAGAAAAAGCATTTGTGGCACAACTGAAGCAGTATGGCCAAGAACGACTCGTATATATCGATGAAAGTGGATTTGATAATACCTTAGATTATGGGTATGGCTACTGCCATAAGTCAGAGAGGTTTATCGCAGAGAAGTTAGGTCATCGTACAGAACGAGTTAGCGTGATTGGAGGATGGCGAGAGGGAGAGCAGATAGCACCGATGGTATTTGAGGGCTATGCCAACAGCGCCTTAGTTTGCCAATGGGTAGAGGATTGCTTAGTGCCAGAGTTGATTCCGGGTCAAATTATTATTCTGGATAATGCCAGTGTTCATCCAAAGGAAAGAATACAAACATTGGTGGCGAAGGCAGGATGTGAAGTGATATTTTTGCCACCCTACTCACCACACCTGAACAAGATAGAGAAGTTTTGGGGGAGGTTAAAGAAGGAGGTAAGTAAGCTCATCAAGAAGACTGAGGATTTGTTCGATGCCATCAGAATAGCCTTCTGTTCTATGTCCTAACCTTCTCCTTCTCTGCTATAGCTGGCTAGAGCAATTCGAGAGAAATGCAAATTTTATCCTGCATGGCGCTGGATACCCTCGAATTACTACATACTTAAGGGAGTTATGACTTTTGCTGAGATAGTAAAAGTAAGAGGATGTCTGAAAAGGGTCTGACCGTAACTTTTGTCGAAATGAGTTGCACGTAAAAATAAGCACTTCAGGCGATCAACCTGGCGGAATTTACGCAGCATTTATCGAACATAAAGACTTTTCAGACATCCTCTAAAGTTTGCGGTGTAATACCAGAATTTACTTGTGAAGCTTGCCTCGTGTAGATCTGAGAGTTATCTTATGCAGGCGATCAAAAATAGTGATGGATTGTTTGTTATTTGGGAAAATCGTGTGGCAATTCTACTCATGAAGATATAAAGTATCGCACCGATAATATGACGAATGTTAACAGAATGAAGACTTTACCTGGGTTTTTCCTCAGGCAATAAGGATTTGATTAGAGGATAGTATTTATCGTTCAGACCTGTTGTATTGGATAGAGACTTTAGTACTTTCACAGACTGAATTCCTGATTTTTGTCCTAATCCACCCTTTATTGAGATATCATCTTACCTCAATAAAGGGTGGAATTATCGTAATAAGCAGTATTGGTATATGTAACCATATATCTCTAGCTGAACTTGGCTAAGAGGAAACAAAAATTACAGCAAATTTCAGCCTAGCAAGGTGTATGAAGTAGTATAGGTGAGTTGACTGGTGAGGAAGAAAGTAGCATCTTGCCGAAAGCCTACTCATTAGACTTAAGACAGAAAATAGTGGATGCCTACGAAAGGGGTGGTGTGAGTCAAAGTAGTCTTGCCCGACAATTTGGAGTGGCGAAAAGTTTTGTACAAAAGCTCCTCGACCAAAAACGACTGACAGGGTCGATTGCTCCGAAAAAACGAAGCCAACAAACACCTCCCAAATTAAACGAAGAGCATCAAACAATATTGCGCCAGTTGCTCACCAAGAAAAACGATACGACGCTAGCGGAACTATGTGATGAGATGGAGAAACGCACTGGTCTCCGTGTGGCCAATAGCACCATGCATCGCACCTTAAGAAGAATGGGATATAGCCTCAAAAAAACATTCTATCCAGACCTTAAGGCGACAAAACGAGTGCAACAAGCCAGATATGATTTTTGGCAGAAAATGCAAGCGACTCTAGCGAAAAACTTGATTTTTATCGATGAATCGGGCGTGAACTTAGCCATGACAAGACTGAGGGCACGTTCTGAGAAAGGGAAACGAGCTTATAGTCCGAAATCCAGTAAACGAGGCAAGAATGTTTCTTTGATTGGAGCATTAGGCTTCAAGGGAATGGTCGCTAATTATCATCTGCTGGGGAGTACGGATGGATTAACCTTTGAAGCATTCATCAGCCAGAAGTTAATACCAAACTTATGGGCGGGAGCATGTGTGGTGATGGATAACTGTTCGATTCATTTAGGAGAGTCAGTA from [Leptolyngbya] sp. PCC 7376 includes:
- a CDS encoding glutathione S-transferase family protein, translating into MIKVISFKICPFVQRVTALLEAKQAPYEIQYIDLSNKPEWFLEISPNGQVPLLITESNDVLFESDAIVEYIDEAIATPLFDSDLVKKAQERSWSYLATKHYLVQCSAQRSKDKGTLLDRSHKLSKAFAKLESKLTNEKFFGGDQLDMVDIAWLPLLHRASIIEQHSGYDFIGQFPKVKALQKQLLATGLAEKSVSEDFEEKFAAFYLSEQTYLGQCAKTQLGKTCFGESDCRDEDFDCCS
- a CDS encoding NACHT domain-containing protein is translated as MFALLDFANDSLDADESQVDRLRDQIEAQWQSSERLVIRTKLRYLQTLSRLATPDAPLTLPQIKTALKSFTGFLEILEDNRTITRGSENWHFTLTFWGDRWERDYNIDCFEQAWESCRSGGNGEISTQQKQQKAAKVELKTKHDWPSICRNALNTRLTSNPLTASDGMVFELGDLYVPLGVVANDGVDENSDSDADLPSYTPELFFQNHIDREQPNRLAIVGEPGTGKTTFLQQLALHLGNTKTCLPVWISLADLDGRSLEDYITSTWLRQALKQFAIASETINEFASLIEQGKVWFLLDALDEMGDPSSRAATTLAHSVESWLGNAHVVLTCRSTVWKSGKNPLAYFTTYRCQSFGSDNQQLENFIQQWFQQHSSLGDRLIFELNRRVNNRIHAVVRHPLYLTLLCRTWQLTQGKLPTTKAILYRQFVDAFYEWKQDAFPTTRTQRQTINKALGQLALQGLQNALQQFRFRQREVENIFDAFDPDLLTVTLQLGWLDVVGKSEETSEKIYGFYHQTFQEYFAATAIAQWQDLVAFQQSEETRYPAFEYGWQEIILLWLGREDIANTEKEAFLQTLWQWQDNCGGFYSLWATCMVGKGLAEFPDFSEAKTVINQLIQWRFETPKDGISLPPPIINQAGIALSRSDRQLTIPALENFLEQTNNPFDQWLAAHSLGKNHDPGNKRAITILEKLLAEDSHPDMKLNLCRSLGLIDPTNKILLQTLTQILQTESKTSTLRKAALRLGRLYPAHPLAITTLETLFKQATEKSQRSNILDTLSKIAPDNPLIPTQQASKTPAKTTRKSRQKTPREVELATATILKKLDQDLPLHKRIYHITKLANFNPSHPIIIPTLIEGLAIARCKTTLRLIIETLAKIVEGNHLREVLPQVREIYLNSATQAPSKRTCYKILWEWSKDLSYPDFQGIWQSGDRL
- the sigZ gene encoding RNA polymerase sigma factor SigZ; translation: MNIESIWDEYRADIKAFLYSRVSNADDADDLLQDVWIKASKKIHTLQSEKSIKPWLFQITNRVIIDYYRHKNKGQQLHPNDLVAHNDVPDIIQLLTPCLEPFIRDLPEDVAEPLRVVDIQGQSQKDYARDMNTNYSTVKSRIQKSRRQLRQLFEDCCEFSFDHDGHVSDFEPKSNNCAKC
- a CDS encoding VC0807 family protein; the encoded protein is MNRPVKLSLDILMGSVVPILILNNLNSQLGAVTTYIVAALVSVLWVFIDLLFITKRFNFITSYVGVFAIGRGVLAFWFVDGILFALKDTLAAIFTALVFGVSIIIHKPIIYYFVVQGLNPTSPQQEAFLKKLLDEPGVYRALVKGTKIVLLITLFTGAANFVLNLQMVVADFGTTIFNQQVARVNAITRIALTIPEFIGIGIAAVGIRQAILHYLPEEDDEAQDDSDFWTLLELREAQKLD
- a CDS encoding SUKH-3 domain-containing protein, with translation MMIEGSQLEPHCYVERYPELFAKLKAAGWTGKRLQGHHKSAWVREASLFILHPSAFDFLLQFEGLMIEAPSHISEQSQHINRIRFYPDLAFASMKTSAADYELDIEEILGDQEVFPVAEANGKVLFITLSCRAAFIDQSLCGYLRASNPFVLLNTVLFETDGDGMVEREVVPMGDRVTGRPMW
- a CDS encoding leucyl/phenylalanyl-tRNA--protein transferase, with translation MKWIDGWYPVILDRGLLPHVPQLVEHRNGEFCVALDLEPGFIAEACAHGYMPMGEIAQDRPILLIKSHQKRCILDFENLHISRKIKRYARTLTFHIDRNFSECLNRVVIHYHPDTWLIKPLCDALISLHKNPMVGVSFHSIEIYDGDNFVAGEIGYTTGAIYTSLAGFHSQNGSGSVQLAVLGLILAESEFAFWDLGMPIPYKESLGAIVINRETFLKRWKTDGDRPTPTWSALTLDTDEILQKLKRNKR
- a CDS encoding IS630 family transposase, whose product is MTGEEESSILPKAYSLDLRQKIVDAYERGGVSQSSLARQFGVAKSFVQKLLDQKRLTGSIAPKKRSQQTPPKLNEEHQTILRQLLTKKNDTTLAELCDEMEKRTGLRVANSTMHRTLRRMGYSLKKTFYPDLKATKRVQQARYDFWQKMQATLAKNLIFIDESGVNLAMTRLRARSEKGKRAYSPKSSKRGKNVSLIGALGFKGMVANYHLLGSTDGLTFEAFISQKLIPNLWAGACVVMDNCSIHLGESVRTMIEAVGAKLIYLPPYSPDFSPIENCWSKLKSTLKSIGARTYLALDKAIEVAFSKITLDDIRCWFTHCCYCTSLD